One window from the genome of Chroococcidiopsis sp. TS-821 encodes:
- a CDS encoding glycosyltransferase has translation MIPTYNRTKYLERTLKSLLNQAPAPEVMQIEVVDNCSTEVDMEAVVQDIGQGRILFYRQPYNVGLTANLTACIQRSRGHLVHILHDDDVVLPGFYQRLQEAFEREPTIGAAFCRYINVDENDRPVYIPQLEQANAGIILNWIERIAVKPRIQPPALVVRRSVYEKIGGFHPELRYTCDWEMCKRIAAYYPVWYEPQILAHYRVHSASTTSDVIKSGANVADRRKAIEISRAYLPPPLAEQLSHKAEEVSAINTLGVARRALSRGDTATTLVQIKEALKCSSSPKIVGILTLIPILAAIERMKQYKFKRAY, from the coding sequence ATGATTCCAACTTATAATCGCACAAAGTATCTTGAACGAACTCTAAAAAGTCTATTAAACCAAGCACCTGCTCCCGAGGTGATGCAGATTGAAGTGGTAGATAACTGCTCTACAGAAGTTGATATGGAAGCAGTCGTCCAAGATATTGGTCAGGGTAGAATTTTGTTTTATCGCCAGCCTTATAATGTTGGCTTAACAGCTAACTTAACAGCTTGTATTCAGCGATCGCGCGGTCATTTAGTGCACATCTTACACGATGATGACGTAGTATTACCTGGATTTTATCAACGCTTACAGGAAGCGTTTGAGAGAGAACCAACAATTGGAGCAGCATTTTGTCGATACATCAATGTTGATGAGAACGATCGTCCTGTTTATATACCTCAGTTAGAGCAAGCTAACGCTGGTATTATTCTTAATTGGATAGAGAGAATCGCGGTGAAACCTCGTATCCAACCTCCAGCACTAGTTGTTAGACGTAGTGTTTATGAAAAAATAGGTGGGTTTCATCCAGAACTACGTTACACCTGCGATTGGGAAATGTGCAAGCGAATCGCCGCATACTACCCAGTATGGTACGAACCCCAAATCCTAGCACACTATCGAGTACATTCTGCATCTACAACATCAGACGTTATTAAGTCTGGCGCAAATGTTGCAGATCGACGCAAAGCCATCGAAATTTCACGCGCGTATTTACCCCCCCCACTGGCGGAGCAGTTGTCGCACAAAGCTGAAGAAGTATCTGCAATCAATACATTAGGTGTTGCACGTCGCGCACTTAGTAGAGGTGATACTGCTACTACGTTGGTTCAAATTAAAGAAGCTCTTAAATGTAGTTCTTCGCCGAAAATTGTCGGAATACTGACACTTATTCCGATTTTAGCAGCAATAGAGCGCATGAAGCAGTACAAATTTAAACGAGCTTACTAG
- a CDS encoding glycosyltransferase family 2 protein has product MKLSVIIPCFNAADTIAVQLEALSHQSWHEPWEIIVSNNGSTDNTVAIVKEYTKQIANLRLIHALARKGPSYARNMGILAATGDAFAFCDADDEVAPGWVAAMGEALTRYELVAGVLDYTKLNTAAQRRNHQRPSGLIYPKHPPYLPFAGSCNLGFKRSLYDAIGGFDESFLYVEDAEYCWKAQLAGAKIHLEPSALVYYRFRNSLRSNYRQALKWSKAYLLLRQKYGGSLSTFSKLKLYFGGWRYLTFNILQVRNRGDLAEFVWQLGWKMGELQGAMSMM; this is encoded by the coding sequence ATGAAGCTGAGTGTCATTATTCCTTGTTTCAACGCAGCTGATACCATAGCTGTTCAACTTGAAGCCCTTTCTCATCAATCTTGGCACGAGCCTTGGGAAATTATTGTCAGCAATAACGGCTCAACAGATAACACTGTAGCGATTGTAAAAGAATATACAAAGCAGATTGCAAATCTCCGTCTCATCCATGCACTAGCGCGAAAAGGACCATCCTACGCACGTAATATGGGTATATTAGCAGCAACGGGAGATGCTTTTGCTTTCTGTGATGCCGACGACGAAGTTGCTCCTGGTTGGGTAGCAGCGATGGGAGAAGCATTGACTCGTTATGAACTTGTGGCTGGTGTTCTGGATTATACAAAACTCAATACTGCGGCACAAAGGAGAAATCATCAACGACCATCAGGACTTATTTATCCAAAACATCCTCCTTATCTTCCGTTTGCGGGTAGTTGCAATCTTGGCTTTAAACGCTCGCTGTATGATGCTATCGGCGGTTTCGATGAGTCTTTTCTTTACGTAGAAGATGCTGAGTACTGCTGGAAAGCACAGCTAGCAGGAGCCAAAATTCATTTAGAACCAAGCGCGCTCGTCTATTACCGCTTTCGTAATTCGTTGCGCAGTAACTATCGCCAAGCGTTGAAATGGTCAAAAGCCTATTTGTTGCTTCGCCAAAAATACGGTGGCTCATTGAGTACATTTTCTAAATTAAAGTTGTATTTCGGTGGTTGGAGATACTTGACCTTCAATATTCTACAAGTCCGTAATCGCGGTGACTTGGCAGAATTCGTATGGCAACTTGGATGGAAAATGGGAGAATTACAGGGAGCCATGAGCATGATGTGA
- a CDS encoding DapH/DapD/GlmU-related protein — translation MNINTSSVQQQFLAKRREASFWLRAKETAIIVLIGWIPKLPGSLLRQLIYRTIIKRIGRAVYIESGVEIAGANHLEIGNQVKILRDVRLTAREQNSHIVLGDRVCIERGVNISVVPTEGNCHIEIGERTVIGAYSCIAGPGNISIGKHCLIASHVGIYANNHIFANPDRYIWDQGITRQGITIEDDCWLGNGVTVLDGVTIGRGSVIGAGAVVTKNIPPYSIAVGVPAKVIARRGEQKSLKDVRQRVI, via the coding sequence ATGAATATCAATACAAGTAGCGTACAGCAACAGTTTTTAGCTAAGCGTCGAGAAGCATCCTTTTGGTTACGCGCAAAAGAAACTGCAATAATTGTACTGATAGGTTGGATTCCAAAACTTCCAGGTTCTCTATTAAGGCAGTTGATATACCGTACTATAATCAAACGAATTGGAAGAGCGGTTTATATTGAATCTGGAGTAGAAATTGCAGGTGCTAATCATTTAGAAATTGGCAATCAAGTTAAAATTCTCCGTGACGTTCGTTTAACTGCTAGAGAGCAAAATAGTCATATTGTTTTGGGCGATCGCGTATGCATTGAGCGCGGTGTTAACATTAGCGTTGTCCCCACTGAAGGTAACTGCCACATAGAAATTGGCGAGCGTACAGTCATTGGTGCATATAGTTGTATTGCAGGTCCTGGTAATATTAGTATCGGTAAACACTGTTTGATTGCTTCGCACGTCGGAATTTACGCCAACAACCATATTTTTGCCAATCCAGATCGTTATATCTGGGATCAAGGTATAACACGCCAAGGGATTACTATTGAAGACGATTGTTGGTTAGGTAACGGTGTCACAGTTCTTGATGGCGTTACTATTGGTCGAGGTAGCGTTATTGGTGCAGGCGCTGTTGTTACTAAAAATATTCCTCCGTATTCAATTGCTGTCGGTGTTCCTGCAAAAGTAATTGCGCGTAGAGGAGAGCAAAAATCACTTAAAGATGTTCGACAACGAGTTATTTAA
- a CDS encoding WecB/TagA/CpsF family glycosyltransferase, whose product MKFVKILNISLDNLSKVELLKQLQSGVVFTPNVDHMVKLQYDREFLQTYLQADYKVCDSQILVYASRFLGTPIKEKISGSDLFPAFYTYHKNNPNIKIFLLGGKQGVAQRAAKRINNKVGRNIVIGAHSPSFGFEKDEQECAEIIEIINQSGASVLAVGVGAPKQEKWIIKYKDRLPNIKIFLAVGATIDFEAGTVKRSPKWMSDAGLEWLYRLLVEPQRLWKRYLLEDLPFFWLILKQKLRLYNMPNQSID is encoded by the coding sequence ATGAAATTTGTCAAAATCCTTAATATTTCACTTGATAACTTATCTAAAGTAGAGTTACTCAAACAACTCCAATCAGGCGTTGTCTTTACACCAAATGTAGATCACATGGTTAAGCTGCAATATGACCGCGAGTTTCTGCAAACTTATTTGCAGGCTGACTATAAAGTTTGTGACAGTCAAATTCTGGTCTATGCCTCAAGGTTCTTGGGAACTCCTATTAAAGAGAAAATTTCAGGTTCAGACTTATTTCCAGCTTTCTACACCTACCATAAAAATAATCCAAACATCAAAATCTTTCTTTTAGGAGGTAAACAAGGAGTAGCACAGCGAGCCGCCAAGCGCATTAATAATAAGGTTGGTAGAAATATAGTGATAGGTGCTCATTCTCCTTCTTTTGGGTTTGAAAAGGACGAGCAAGAGTGTGCAGAAATTATTGAAATAATCAATCAATCTGGTGCATCAGTTTTAGCAGTAGGAGTGGGCGCGCCAAAGCAAGAAAAATGGATTATAAAATATAAAGATCGCTTGCCGAATATCAAGATATTTCTTGCTGTAGGAGCAACAATTGACTTTGAAGCTGGTACCGTGAAAAGATCGCCAAAGTGGATGAGTGATGCTGGACTTGAATGGCTCTATAGACTATTAGTTGAGCCCCAAAGGCTTTGGAAGCGATATCTACTCGAAGATTTACCATTTTTCTGGCTAATTTTAAAACAAAAACTAAGGTTATATAATATGCCTAACCAAAGTATAGATTAA
- the htpG gene encoding molecular chaperone HtpG has product MLEQGTISIHTENIFPIIKKSLYSDHEIFLRELVSNAVDAIQKLKMVSRAGEYTGDVGNPEIQIAIDKDKKTLSISDNGIGMTAEEVKKYINQVAFSSAEEFIQKYQGKSDQPIIGHFGLGFYSSFMVAQKVEIDTLSYKEGATAVHWSCNGSPEFRLEDSPRTQRGTTVTLTLQEEEQEYLEPARIKQLVKTYCDFMPVPIKLDGEVLNRQKAPWRESPSSLTKEDYLEFYRYLYPFQEEPLLWVHLNTDYPFILNGILYFPKLKPDVDVTQGQIKLFCNQVFVSDHCEEIIPKFLLPMRGVIDSTDIPLNVSRSALQMDRTVRRIADYISRKVGDRLKELYRDNKEEYIKAWQDIGTFVKFGALNDEKFKKQIEDIIIYRTTRETKASDTPNVEVQSQEGDVWQDVTPQESAATTLPYTTLKEYLERNKQRHENRVYYCTDQVSQATYVELHKNQGLEVLFMDSFIDTHFITFLEREYPDVKFSRVDSDLDETLLDRDKTGEIVDPKTNKTRSELVKELFQKALNKPKLNIRTEALKSDDPQGTPPAMVLLPEFMRRIQEMNAFMQQQAAQFPEEHILLVNTAHPLIQNLVSLNQGSIVQGDTSSPSAELANMICHHVYDLALMAQKGFDAEGMKAFVERSNQVLTKLTERAAKS; this is encoded by the coding sequence ATGCTGGAACAAGGCACGATCAGTATTCATACAGAAAATATCTTCCCGATTATTAAAAAATCACTCTACTCCGACCACGAAATATTCTTGCGGGAACTCGTATCCAACGCTGTAGATGCCATCCAGAAGCTAAAAATGGTATCCCGCGCAGGAGAGTACACCGGCGACGTCGGGAACCCAGAAATTCAAATTGCGATCGACAAAGACAAAAAAACCCTCTCGATCAGCGACAATGGTATCGGCATGACTGCCGAGGAAGTCAAGAAATATATCAATCAAGTCGCCTTCTCAAGCGCCGAAGAATTTATCCAAAAGTATCAAGGTAAATCCGATCAACCGATTATTGGTCACTTTGGATTGGGATTTTATTCCTCGTTCATGGTGGCGCAAAAAGTCGAGATTGATACACTCTCTTATAAAGAAGGTGCAACTGCTGTACACTGGTCGTGCAATGGTTCGCCAGAGTTTCGTTTAGAAGATTCACCCCGTACGCAACGCGGTACAACTGTTACGCTGACTCTGCAAGAAGAAGAACAAGAATATCTAGAACCAGCGCGGATCAAGCAGTTGGTGAAAACTTACTGCGATTTTATGCCAGTCCCGATTAAACTCGATGGCGAGGTACTCAATCGGCAAAAAGCACCGTGGCGCGAATCTCCGAGTAGCTTAACGAAGGAAGATTATCTGGAGTTCTACCGCTACCTGTATCCTTTTCAAGAAGAACCACTCCTGTGGGTACACCTCAACACCGATTACCCCTTTATTCTCAACGGAATATTGTATTTCCCCAAATTGAAGCCGGATGTCGATGTCACGCAAGGGCAGATTAAGCTATTCTGCAACCAAGTGTTTGTCAGCGATCATTGCGAGGAAATTATTCCCAAGTTTTTATTACCAATGCGCGGTGTGATTGATAGCACGGATATTCCGCTGAATGTGTCGCGGAGTGCACTGCAAATGGACCGCACCGTACGCCGAATCGCAGATTATATTTCACGCAAAGTTGGCGATCGCCTCAAGGAACTCTACCGCGATAACAAAGAAGAATACATCAAAGCTTGGCAAGATATCGGTACTTTTGTCAAATTTGGCGCGCTCAACGACGAGAAATTCAAAAAACAAATTGAAGACATCATCATCTATCGCACGACACGCGAAACAAAAGCCAGTGACACCCCAAACGTTGAGGTACAGTCGCAAGAAGGTGATGTTTGGCAAGATGTTACTCCACAAGAATCAGCAGCAACGACACTTCCCTACACAACGCTGAAAGAATACCTCGAACGTAATAAACAACGCCATGAAAATCGAGTTTATTACTGCACCGATCAGGTTTCCCAAGCTACATATGTAGAACTACATAAAAATCAGGGTTTAGAAGTCCTATTTATGGACTCGTTCATTGATACCCACTTTATTACATTCCTCGAACGCGAATATCCTGATGTGAAGTTCTCGCGGGTAGACTCAGATTTGGATGAAACGTTACTCGATCGAGATAAAACTGGGGAGATTGTCGATCCTAAAACTAATAAAACTCGCAGCGAATTGGTTAAAGAACTTTTCCAAAAAGCGCTCAACAAGCCTAAACTCAATATTCGCACTGAAGCACTTAAATCAGACGATCCGCAAGGTACACCGCCAGCAATGGTGTTGTTACCTGAATTCATGCGCCGCATCCAAGAGATGAACGCATTTATGCAACAGCAAGCCGCGCAGTTTCCTGAGGAACACATTCTGCTTGTGAATACCGCGCACCCACTGATTCAAAACCTTGTGAGTTTAAATCAAGGTAGTATCGTGCAAGGAGATACGTCGTCTCCTTCAGCCGAGTTAGCGAATATGATTTGTCACCACGTCTACGACTTAGCGCTGATGGCACAAAAAGGATTTGATGCTGAAGGAATGAAAGCTTTTGTCGAACGGTCTAATCAGGTCTTGACAAAACTGACTGAACGTGCTGCTAAGAGTTAG
- the rpmB gene encoding 50S ribosomal protein L28, which translates to MSRKCQLTGKKANNAYAISHSHRRTKKLQEANLQWKRVWWAQGNRWVRLLLSTKAIKTLEHKGLEAMAKEAGINLNRY; encoded by the coding sequence ATGTCGCGCAAATGTCAGCTAACAGGCAAAAAAGCCAACAATGCTTACGCAATTTCGCACTCGCACCGTCGCACCAAAAAGCTACAAGAAGCAAACTTGCAGTGGAAACGCGTATGGTGGGCGCAAGGAAATCGCTGGGTAAGACTGCTACTTTCGACTAAAGCAATCAAGACTTTAGAACACAAAGGTTTAGAAGCAATGGCAAAAGAAGCAGGAATCAATTTAAATCGCTACTAA
- a CDS encoding Rpn family recombination-promoting nuclease/putative transposase yields the protein MRTDSLFYQLFQIYPAILFELIGDSSPRISTYSFLSQEVKQTSFRIDGILLPPPYATNLPIYFVEFQGYRDLNGDLYPSFFSEIFLYLNDYRPANDWRGLLVFTKRRLDPGLPLHYQDFASSSRLQRIYLDQLTGEVTDISIGLGLLQLIGAKEATAPETARQIIEKAQRELTDVTERQKILELIETVIIYKFPELSREEIEQMLGLSELKQTRVYQEALEEGLEQGLEQGRQEGRQEGKLTAVPILLELGMSIEQIAERLGVDLEAVRRVAQQ from the coding sequence TTGCGTACTGATAGCCTGTTTTACCAGCTTTTTCAGATTTATCCCGCGATTCTGTTTGAATTGATTGGTGACTCATCACCTCGAATATCCACTTATAGCTTTTTGTCTCAAGAAGTGAAGCAAACTAGCTTTCGTATTGATGGCATTTTACTTCCACCTCCTTATGCTACAAATTTGCCCATATACTTTGTTGAGTTTCAAGGCTATCGCGATTTAAACGGCGATCTTTATCCTAGTTTCTTTAGCGAGATTTTTCTTTATCTCAACGACTACCGACCTGCAAATGATTGGCGAGGTCTTCTAGTTTTTACAAAACGTCGTCTAGATCCAGGATTACCATTACACTACCAAGATTTTGCCAGTAGCTCGCGTCTGCAACGCATATACCTAGATCAACTTACAGGAGAAGTCACTGACATCTCGATTGGGTTAGGCTTACTCCAACTTATCGGTGCCAAAGAAGCCACTGCACCAGAAACAGCAAGACAGATAATTGAGAAAGCGCAGCGCGAACTTACTGATGTTACCGAGCGGCAAAAAATTTTAGAATTAATAGAAACAGTCATTATTTACAAGTTCCCAGAATTGAGTAGAGAGGAGATTGAACAAATGCTGGGATTAAGCGAACTAAAGCAAACTAGAGTTTATCAAGAAGCTTTAGAAGAAGGACTTGAACAAGGGCTTGAGCAAGGTCGCCAAGAGGGTCGCCAAGAAGGTAAACTAACCGCAGTGCCAATACTGCTGGAATTAGGCATGAGTATAGAGCAAATTGCAGAGCGGCTTGGTGTTGATTTAGAAGCAGTTAGGCGCGTAGCACAGCAGTAA
- a CDS encoding Uma2 family endonuclease has product MITLKLPLTDEEFMRIASENEEWRFESTKDGELVIMPPTGGNTGRRNSKITTQLELWNSASNLGEAFDSSTMFVLPNGARRSPDAAWIRRDRWNALTLEQQDKFPPLCPDFVIELCSPSDNIEDLQQKMQEYLENGALLGWLIDPKARRVEVYRIGKNKEVLENPTTLFGEDVLPGFVLDLQAIY; this is encoded by the coding sequence ATGATTACTCTCAAACTTCCGCTAACTGATGAAGAGTTTATGCGTATTGCATCTGAAAATGAGGAGTGGCGCTTTGAAAGCACAAAGGATGGAGAATTAGTTATTATGCCGCCGACTGGGGGAAATACTGGACGCCGTAACAGTAAAATAACAACTCAGTTGGAGCTTTGGAATAGTGCTAGCAATTTAGGTGAAGCGTTTGATTCTTCTACTATGTTTGTCTTACCAAATGGCGCGCGACGTTCTCCCGATGCAGCTTGGATTAGACGCGATCGCTGGAACGCACTTACCCTAGAACAACAAGATAAATTTCCCCCACTTTGCCCAGATTTTGTTATTGAACTTTGTTCTCCTTCAGATAACATTGAAGACTTACAGCAAAAGATGCAGGAATATCTTGAGAATGGCGCATTATTAGGTTGGTTAATTGACCCAAAAGCACGACGAGTAGAAGTTTATCGTATAGGTAAAAATAAAGAGGTTTTAGAAAACCCAACAACGCTTTTTGGTGAAGATGTATTACCAGGGTTTGTATTAGACTTGCAAGCAATTTATTGA